The following are from one region of the Corythoichthys intestinalis isolate RoL2023-P3 chromosome 17, ASM3026506v1, whole genome shotgun sequence genome:
- the spag8 gene encoding sperm associated antigen 8 isoform X2: MSDGEVAGHRHNDCSQPQEVKQTRQEILRYGHKGILTMNTGAKMENITTLRASFAPPKKTGVRLQGLRTELLERRIAQLVSFMIIQQSKPSAIGVKIFSGSKV, encoded by the exons ATGTCGGACGGTGAAGTGGCTGGACATCGACATAATGACTGCTCGCAACCTCAAGAG GTCAAACAAACAAGGCAGGAAATCCTGAGATATGGACACAAAGGAATCCTCACCATGAACACTGGGGCTAAAATGGAGAACATCACCACTCTGAGAGCATCATTTGCCCCTCCAAAGAAAACAGGGGTGAGGCTGCagg GCCTCAGGACAGAGCTTTTGGAACGACGAATTGCCCAGCTAGTAAG CTTCATGATTATACAACAGAGCAAGCCATCAGCTATTGGAGTGAAAATTTTCAGCGGATCCAA GGTGTGA
- the spag8 gene encoding sperm associated antigen 8 isoform X1 has translation MSDGEVAGHRHNDCSQPQEVKQTRQEILRYGHKGILTMNTGAKMENITTLRASFAPPKKTGVRLQGLRTELLERRIAQLVRDKIQAEQNPPLPQADFASVTQRDFRVEGFVPQPSKNNRLHDYTTEQAISYWSENFQRIQGVTPVECPNTPFRKSAQFSTPIGELREDMAHYL, from the exons ATGTCGGACGGTGAAGTGGCTGGACATCGACATAATGACTGCTCGCAACCTCAAGAG GTCAAACAAACAAGGCAGGAAATCCTGAGATATGGACACAAAGGAATCCTCACCATGAACACTGGGGCTAAAATGGAGAACATCACCACTCTGAGAGCATCATTTGCCCCTCCAAAGAAAACAGGGGTGAGGCTGCagg GCCTCAGGACAGAGCTTTTGGAACGACGAATTGCCCAGCTAGTAAG AGACAAGATTCAAGCAGAACAGAACCCACCACTACCCCAAGCGGACTTTGCATCTGTAACTCAGAGGGATTTTAGAGTTGAGGGATTCGTACCCCAACCTAGTAAAAACAACCGC CTTCATGATTATACAACAGAGCAAGCCATCAGCTATTGGAGTGAAAATTTTCAGCGGATCCAA GGTGTGACTCCAGTAGAGTGCCCTAACACACCTTTTAGAAAGTCGGCCCAATTTTCTACACCTATAGGAGAGCTGCGAGAAGACATGGCCCATTATCTTTGA